Genomic window (Campylobacter sp. RM16704):
TATGAATTTCATCTATAAAATTATCATGTACTAGTTCATAAGTAGGTATAACAATACTAATATTTTGATAATTTTTCTTGATATTTTTAGCTAATTTTAAAAAAGAAATAATATCTAAAGTATGCTTTGAAGTAATACTAAAAGGATTAAGTATAATAAAATTCTTAATTTCATTTTTTCTTAAAAAATCATTTATTAAAATTTTATGTATCACATTAGTTTGAATTTGTGTTTTAAATTCTAAATTTTTAATTTTTTTATCAAAAATATTAGAATTTATCTTTCTAGCATAAAACAATAATCTATCTCTTTCTGTTTTTTTACCATAAAAACATCTAATTAATCTTATCCAAACACATTTGCACTTTATAGAGAAAAAGCTTTTGATTTTTAATCTAGTGATAATTTTTTTGACATTGCTTTCAATAAAAAGTTCAATTAAAAATGTGTTAGCCTTGTAAGAAATAATATAATCTAGATTATACCAATTGATTTTTTCTAATTTTTCTTGTTTTGTTTGATTTTCCAAAATTTCAATGTAATCGACAAATTTTAAATTTTTTAAAAGACTAAAAGTGTTATTTCTAGCAAAAACGACAATTTTTGCTTTATAAATATGTTTTAATGCATAAAGCATGTCTAAACTCGCAATCATATCACCTAAAGCATCTGGACAATAATAACCTATTTTAAGAGAATACCCCCCCCCTATTATTTAAGTCGCATTTTAGATTATATTTTGAATACATTTTCGATATCCTATATCTGATACAAAGTCATCTTTTATGTTTTTTTGAGATTGTATCAAAAATTTTTGATTTTTATATGTAAATTCTAAGCTAAAAGAGTGTAAAAGCAATCTTTTAGCACCTGTAATTTGAATTCTTTCAAGCTCACTCATTTTTCCATCAAGTATTTGCTCTATCTGTATTTTTTCTAAACCATACAAAGGATCGCCCAAAATTTTATGTTTCACATGAAACAAATGTAATCTTATTTGGTGTTGTCTTCCTGTTAGAGGCTTAGCTAAAACTAAGCTAGCATCTAAATTTTCAAAATATTTCAAAGTGTGAAATTGCGTTAAAGCCTCTTTGCCATTTTCACAAATACACATTCTAGTTTTGATTGTATCATAATTTTTGGCTAAATCCATTTTTTTATCTACTATGAATTCTTTTTCAGTTTTTCCTTCTACTAGTGCAAGATAGCTTTTTTGTACTAATCTTTTTTCAAACATAGTTTTTAACTCAATTTGCGTATTTTTGTGTTTGGCTATGAGTAAAAGTCCGCTTGTTTCTTTATCTAACCTGTGGGCCACACAAGCTTTTTCGCCCCATAAATGCCAAATTTCATCGCAAAGACTATAAGTGCAATTTCTTCCATTTGGATGAGTTAGCACTCCGCTTGGCTTTTCTACAACTGCAAAGTCATCATTTTCAAAAACTATTTCTAATCCTTTAGGATTATTTTCATATATGATTAGCTCTACTAAGCCATCTAAAAATTGATTTTTTTCATTTACTAGTTTTCCATTGCAAAAAAGGCGTTTTTTGTCAATAATTTTTTGAGCTTGACTCATAGAAATTTTTAATTCATCTATAAGTAATCTAAAAGCCTTTTTTTCGTTATTTGATAGTTTTATTTTTATATAAGGCAAGTTTAATCCTAGTGTAAAATATTTTTAGATAAAATAAATATTTTTTATTATTATATCCAAAAAGGTCTTGAAAATGGTTGAAAGATATAGTAGAGAAATTATGGCTAAAAAATGGAATATGCAAGCAAAATATGATGCGTGGTTAAAAGTAGAATTAGCTGCTGTAAAGGCATGGAATAAACTTGGTCTGATTAAAGATGATGATTGTGAAAAGATTGTAAAAAATGCTAAATTTGATATAGCAAGAATAGACGAGATAGAAAAAACTACTAAACATGATGTTATTGCCTTTTTAACTAGTGTAAGTGAAAGTTTGGGTGAAGAAAGTCGTTTTGTGCATTATGCGATGACAAGTTCAGATTGTATTGATACTGCAGTTGCTTTGCAGATTAAGGATAGTTTGGAATTAATCTTGCAAGATTTAGATCAAGTTTTAGCAGTGATTAAAACAAGGGCTTATGAGCATAAAAATACCTTAATGGTAGGAAGAAGTCATGGAATTCATGGAGAGCCTATAACTTTTGGCTTAGTTTTGGCTATTTGGTATGATTCACTAGTTCATGCAAAAGATTTAATCATTCATGCAAAAGAAGTAATTAGCTATGGAAAAATTAGTGGAGCAATGGGAAATTTTGCGCATGCACCACTTGAATTTGAAGAAGAAGTTTGTAAGAATTTAGACCTTAAACCAGCACCAGTTTCAAACCAAGTCATACAAAGAGATCGTTACGCACAAGTTATCTCAGCTTTGGCTATTTTAGCTTCAAGTTGTGAACAAATTGCTGTTGCGATCCGCCATTTTCAAAGAACAGAAGTGTATGAAGCTGAAGAGTATTTTTCTCAAGGACAAAAAGGAAGTTCAGCTATGCCTCATAAAAGAAATCCTGTTTTGAGTGAAAATATCACTGGACTTTGTAGAATGATAAGAGCTTATGTAACTCCAGCTTTAGAAAATGTAGCTTTATGGCATGAAAGAGATATATCACATTCTAGTGTAGAAAGATTTGTGTTACCTGATGCTTTTATCACGACTGATTTTATGCTTTCAAGATTATGTGGAGTTATAGAAAAACTTTTGGTATATCCAGAAAATATGATGAAAAATTTAAACTTAACTGGTGGGCTTGTATTTTCCCAAAGAGTGTTACTCGAGCTTCCATTTAAGGGTATAAGCAGGGAGGAAGCTTACAAGATCGTTCAAAGAAATGCTATGAAAGTTTGGGCTGATTTACAAAATGGTAAAGCTGCTTTAAACGAAAAGGGAGAAAGCTTGTTTTTGTTAGCCTTGCTTGCTGATGAAGATTTGAAAAAGTCTTTAAACGAAACAGATATTAGAAATTGTTTTGATTATAGCTACTATACAAAAAATGTAGATAAAATTTTTACAAGAACATTTAAATAATAAAATATTAGGGGTTATGAGTGAAAGTATTAAAAAGAAATGGAAGAACTGAAGAGTTAGATGTTTCTAAAATTAAAAAATACACCACAGATGCGGTTGCAAATTTAGAAAATGTCAGTCAAAGTGAGCTTGAAGTAGATGCGAAAATCCAATTTCGTGATGGCATAACAACAGAAGAAATTCAACAAACTCTTATAAAAACAGCAGTTGATAAAATTGATATTGATAGACCTAATTGGACTTTTGTTGCCGCGAGATTATTTTTATATGATTTATATAAAAAAGTGAGTGGTTATAATGGCTATAGACATTTAAAAGAATACCTTGAAAAAGGTGAAAAAGAAGGTAGAATCTTAATAGGCTTAAAAGAAAAATACGATTTAGATGATTTGAATGCTTATATAAAACCAGAGCGTGATTTACAATTTACTTATCTTGGTATAAAAACTTTATATGATAGGTATTTGATTAAAGATTCTAAAGGTATGCCTATAGAATTACCGCAGCAAATGTTTATGGCTATTGCTATGTTTTTAGCACAAAATGAGTTAGATTCTCAAACTTGGGCTAAGAAATTTTATGATTTAATCTCAACTTTTGAAGTTATGCTTGCAACTCCAACTCTTTCAAATGCAAGAACAACAAGACACCAATTAAGTTCGTGTTACATAGGAAGCACACCTGATAATATAGAAGGAATTTTTGATTCGTATCAAGAAATGGCACTTTTGTCTAAATTTGGCGGTGGTATAGGTTGGGATTGGTCTAAGGTGCGTGCTATGGGTGGAAGTATAGATGGACATAAAAACGCAGCAGGTGGGATTATACCTTTCTTAAAAATTACCAATGATATAGCAGTAGCAGTAGATCAACTTGGTACAAGAAAGGGTGCAATTGCAGTTTATATAGAACCATGGCATATGGATATTAATGACTTTTTAGACTTGCGTAAAAATTCAGGCGAAGAAAGAAGAAGAGCACATGAACTTTTTCCTGCTTTATGGATAAATGATTTATTTATGAAAAGAGTTAGAGCAAATGAAAAATGGACGCTTTTTGATCCAGCTGATACTTCTAGTTTGTGTGACTTATATGGTGAAGAATTTGAAAGAAAATATGAAGAATATGAAAAAAATGAAAATATAGCTAAAGAGATAGTCGATGCAAAAGAGCTTTGGAAGAAAATCTTGCTTTCTTATTTTGAAACAGGTATGCCATTTTTATGTTTTAAAGATAGTGCTAATAAAACTAATCCAAATTCACATGTAGGTCTTATAAGAAGTTCTAATCTATGCACAGAGATTTTTCAAAATACGGAGCCAAATTATTATCAGGTTAAAATTACATTTGATGATAAAACAGAACTTCATTTAGATGAAGAAGAAGAAATTACCATAGATGGAGGCTATAAAAAACTTGCTAAAAAAATTTCTACTTTAGATAGTATTAATGGTAAAAAAGTTTATATTGCAGAAAAATACAAAAATGAGGGCAAAACAGCCGTTTGTAATCTAGCTAGCATTAATCTAAGCAAAATTAATACAAAAAAAGATATCCAAAGAGTTGTGCCAACTGCTATAAGAATGCTTGATAATGTGATTGATTTAAATTTTTATCCTCATATAAAGGTAAAAAATACAAATTTAAGATCTCGTGCCATAGGTCTTGGTATAATGGGTGAAGCACAAATGCTTGCAGAAGCACAAATTTATTGGGGTTCTAATGAGCATTTTGAGAAAATCGATCACATTATGGAAATGATTAGCTATGAAGCAATACAAGCTAGTTCAAATTTGGCTTTAGAAAAAGGATCTTATCCTGATTTTGAAGGATCAAATTGGAGTAAAGGTATAGTACCTATTGATGTAGCAAATGAAAATGCTAAAAAGCTTACAGCAAGTGATGGGTTATTTGATCAAAGTGAATGTGATTGGGAAAAATTAAGAGAAAAACTAAAAAAAGATGGAATAAGAAATGGTTATTTAATGGCTATAGCACCAACTTCTTCTATTTCTATTTTGGTAGGAACTACCCAAACTATAGAACCAGTTTATAAAAGAAAATGGTTTGAACAAAATTTAAGTGGTATGATACCAACTGTAGTGCCAAATTTAAGTGCTAATACTTGGCAGTATTATACCCCTGCTTATGAGCTTGATCAAAAAATCTTAGTAAAAGCCGCAGCAATTCGTGGTAAATGGATTGATCAAGGTCAATCATTAAATATATTTGTTTCTTTAGATAAAGCAAGTGGTGGCTATTTAAATGAAATTTATCAACTTGCTTGGGAGTTGGGTATTAAATCAACTTATTATTTAAGAAGTGAAAGTCCTGATAGTCAAAAAGTTAATGATGATGTGGTTGATAGAACTATAGAATGCGAAGGTTGTCAATAAAAATGGAGAAATAAAATGCATGTAAAAAAATCACTACCAGAACTTACATTTAGAGGCATAATACTAGGAAGCGTTTTAACAGTTATTTTTACTGCCTCAAATGTTTATTTGGGACTTAAAGTAGGTCTTACTTTTTCTACTTCTATTCCCGCTGTTGTGATCGCAATGGCTGTTTTGAAAATTTTTAAAGACTCTAATATTTTAGAAAACAATATGGTGCAAACTCAAGTTTCAGCCGCAGGTACGCTTTCGGCTGTGATTTTTGTTATACCTGGTCTTTTTATGTGTGGATATTGGTTTGAATTTCCACTATGGCTTACTTTTATGCTTTGTCTTTGTGGTGGTGGTTTAGGTGTGCTTTTTACCATACCTTTGCGTAGAGCTATGGTAGTAGAGAGTAAATTAGCCTATCCTGAAGGAAGAGCTGCTGCTGAAATTTTAAAAGTGGCTAATAAAGATCAAGCTGATAAAAAAGGAAAAGTAGGACTAAAAGAAATTACCCTTGGTGTTGCACTAGCTTCTATCATAAGTCTTTTTTCAAGTGGTTTTAAACTACTTTCAAGCGGAAGTAGTTTTGCATTCATTTGGCAAAAAATGGCTTTTGGTTTTTCTATGGGATATTCAGTGGCACTTTTGGGTGCTGGATACTTAGTAGGCATAGCTGGTGGTGTTGCATTGCTTGTGGGTATGGTGCTTGCATGGATGATTTTTGTGCCATATTTTTCTGCTAAAGAAAGCTTTGATGTGAGTTTAAATGCACTTGATATAGCTAATCAGATTTGGGCTCAAAAAGTACGTTTAATAGGTACAGGAGCTATTGCTATAGCAGCATTATGGACTTTAATAGAACTTGCAAAACCTGTATATGATGGTATGAAAAATATGCTTAAAAAAACCTCATTAAATCTCTCGCAAGATCCTAAAGATATGGATTTATCTTTAAAAGCTATGCTGTGTTTATTTGTGCTTATGTGTACTGGGTTGTTTATCTCATTTTATGTCTTTGTGGCTGATTCAAATTTAGCAAGTGGTTATCAGATTCTTTTTGCTTTAGTGGGAACTTTAGTGGCTATTTTCATAGGCTTTTTTGTAGCTTCTGCTTGTGGCTATATGGCAGGTTTAGTGGGTTCATCATCTTCTCCTATTTCAGGTATAGGACTTATTGGGATTATGATTTCTTCTTTGATTATTTTACTTTTGGGTTATCAAGTAGATTTATTTAGTGATCCTTTGATGTCTAAATTTGCTATTGCTTTTGCTATTTTTACTACTAGTGTTATTTTAGCAACTGCTGCTATTTCTAATGATAATTTACAGGATTTAAAAACTGGTTATTTAGTTGGTGCAACTCCATGGAAACAACAGGTTTCATTGCTTATAGGTTGTGTGTTTGGGGCTTTAGCTATAGCACCTGTATTAAATTTATTATATCAAGCTTATGGCTTTGTGGGTGCTTTGCCAAGAGAAGGAATGGATGAGGCAAATGCATTAGCCGCACCGCAAGCAAATTTAATGAGTACTATAGCACAAGGTATTTTTAATGCTGATATTGACTGGAGTTATATTATAGTGGGTGCTTTTGTGGGTGTTGGCATAATCATCATTGATCGTTTATTAAGAAAGAAAAATATGTCTTTACCGCCTTTAGCTGTGGGCATAGGTATATATTTACCACCTGCTGTAAATATGCCTTTATTTATAGGTGGATTATTAGCATATTTAATCAAAAAGCGTTTAGAGCAAAGATATACTAAAAATGCTCATAAAAAAGAACTTATTCAAGAACACGAGCAAAAAGGGACTTTGTTTGCATCAGGTTTGATAGTAGGTGAGAGTATTTTTGGAGTACTGATAGCTGGTTTAACAGTGCTTTCTATTAGCAAAGGTGGTACTGAAGATCCGCTTGCTATAGTAAGTTCATTTAAAGATGATGGAATTGTCGGGTTTATAGTATTTGTAATAATTATGCTAGTTTTTGCAAGAAGAGTACTTAAAAAATGATTTTGGATTATTATCATGCTTTGATTTTGGGAATTATCGAAGGTTTAACGGAATTTTTACCTATCTCATCAACAGGACATATGATATTAGGCGCTGAAATTTTAGGTTTAAATATAGATGATTTTTGGAGAAGTTTTTTCATCATCATTCAACTTGGATCTATACTAGCAGTAATTTTTATTTTCAAAGATAAGCTTACTCAAAAATTTGATATTTGGTTAAAACTTGCTGTAGGTTTTTTGCCTGCAGGCGGAGTAGGCTTTATAGCATATAAATTTTTAAAAGAGATTTTTAATGGTTATACGGTAGCTACTATGCTAATAATTGGTGGAATTATTTTTATCATTATAGAACTTAAACATAGAAAAAAAGACTATGTAATACATTCTTTAGATGAGGTAAGTTATAAACAAGCTTTTTTGATAGGTTTAACACAAGCTCTTGCTATCATACCAGGAACTTCAAGAAGCGGGGCGAGTATTATAGGTGGGTTATTGCTTGGACTTGATCGTAAAATAGCTTCTGAATTTTCATTTTTACTTGCAATTCCTACTATGATTATTGCAACAGCTTATAGTATTTATAAAGAACCACAAGTTTTAAGCAATATGAGTAATTTTATTCCTTTGGTTATAGGCTTTGTAACAGCTTTTGTGGTAGCTTTTGTGGTGATAAAAATATTTTTAAAATTAATTAGTAAGATAAATTTCATACCTTTTGGAATTTATAGGATAATTTTAGGTTTTGTGTTTTTATATCTTTTTATGAGTGGAATGTTAGATATATCAAAAACAAGTGTTTGAAATATAAAAATATCCTTTATTTAAAAAAAGTTTAAGTTTTTCATAGCTAAAATTAGCCTTATATTTTAATTTAAGCTCATAAAGTCAGTGAGTGTTAAGGGTAGAAATGACAAATGATATAATTGCATATGCAAATAATGAAACTTTGATAGATACTCAAAGTTTTAACAATGATACAAATTTAACTCCGATTTATTTTGATAACTCTAAAGAAGGTTTAGAAGTTATCCGCCACTCTTGTGCGCATTTAATGGCTCAAGCAATTAAAAGTCTATATCCAGAGGCTAAATTTTTCGTAGGGCCTGTGATAGAAGATGGGTTTTACTATGATTTTAGGGTTGATAGTAAGATTTCAGAAGAAGACTTAAGCAAAATCGAAAAGAAAATGAAAGAACTAGCAGAGGCAAAGCTAGACATCACAAAATACGAACTCTCAAAGACTGAGGTTAAAGAAAAATTTGCTAATGATGATTTAAAACAAGAAGTTTTACTAAGAATTCCTGATGGAAAAGTAAGTATTTATAAGCAAGGCGAATTTGAAGATTTATGCCGTGGGCCTCATGTACCAAATACAAAATACTTAAGATTTTTCAAACTTACTCGTGTAGCAGGAGCGTATTTGGGTGGTAATGAAAAAAGAGAAATGCTTACAAGAATTTATGGTACTGCTTTTGCAGATAAAGAAAGTTTAAATGAATACTTAAAAATCATTGAAGAAGCTAAAAAAAGAGATCATAGAAAACTTGGTAATGAAATGAAACTTTTTGCCTTTGATGATGAGATAGGCAGTGGACTTCCTATATGGCTTAGCAATGGTGCAAAATTAAGAAGTAAATTAGAGCATTTGCTATATAAAGCACATAGATTAAGAGGTTATGAACCTGTGCGTGGGCCTGAGCTTTTAAAAGCTGATGCGTGGAAAATTAGTGGGCATTATGCAAACTATAAAGAAAATATGTATTTTACGCAAATTGATGAGCAAGAATATGGCATTAAGCCGATGAATTGTGTAGGGCATATTAAAATTTATCAAAGTGATGTTAGAAGTTATCGTGATCTGCCTTTGAAATTTTTTGAATACGGCGTGGTGCACCGCCATGAAAAAAGTGGCGTTTTGCACGGACTTTTTAGGGTGAGAGAATTTACTCAAGATGATGCGCATATTTTTTGTATGCCAAGTCAGATAAAAGAACAAGTTTTAGAAATTTTAAGTTTTGTTGATACTTTAATGAAAGCTTTTGAATTTGACTATGAAATGGAAATTTCAACACGCCCAGTAAAAGCAATAGGTGATGATGAAATTTGGGATATAGCTACAAAGGCTTTAAAAGAGGCTTTAGATGAACAAGGTTTAAAATATGGCATTGATGAGGGCGGTGGAGCTTTTTATGGCCCAAAAATCGATATAAAAATTACTGATGCTTTAAAAAGAAAATGGCAATGTGGAACCATACAAGTAGATTTTAACTTGCCAAGTCGTTTTAAACTTGAATACACAGATGCAGATAATGAGAAAAAACAACCTGTAATGCTTCACCGTGCTATTTTGGGTTCTTTTGAGAGATTTATAGGAATTTTAGTAGAGCATTGTGCTGGTGAATTACCATTTTTCATAGCTCCAACTCAAGTGGCTATAGTGCCAATTTCGCAAAATCATCATAATTATGCAAAAGAAATAGCAAGAAAACTTTTGGAGCTTGGTGTTGATAGTGAAGTATATAACAAAAATGAAAGTTTAAATAAAAAAATCCGCACTGCTGAAAAAGCACATGTACCTATGATACTTGTTTTAGGTGATGAAGAAGTAGCAAATCAAAGTGTGGCATTAAGAGATAGAAGAGCAAAAGAACAAAAAACATTAACTTTAGATGAATTTATAACCCTAACAAAGGAGAAATTAAGTGAGGTACGCTTTTGAGTAAAGAAAAAGAAGTATTGCTAAATGAAGAAATTCAAGCAGATGAGATCAGATGTATAGGTGATGATGGTAAGGTTTATGGCATTATTAGTAGTGATGAAGCACTAGATATAGCAAATAGATTAGGACTTGATTTGGTGATGATAGCTCCTGAAGCCAAACCACCTGTATGCAAGATAATGGATTATGGAAAATTCCGTTATCAGCAAGAAAAGAAACAAAAAGAAGCAAAGAAAAAACAAAAAGTGATTGATATAAAAGAAATCAAGCTTTCTGTGAAAATTGCTCAAAATGACATTAATTATAAAGTCAAACATGCAAGTGAGTTTTTAGAGCAAGGTAAGCATGTTAAATTTAGAGTTTTTCTAAAAGGTCGTGAGATGGGCTCTCCTGAAGCTGGAATGGCTTTGCTTGAAAAAATTTGGCAAATGGTTGAAGATATAGCAGATAGAGACAAAGAGCCTTTACTCGAAGGACGCTATGTAAATATGCTAGTAACTCCTAAAAAGAAAAAATAATCACAAGCCTTTTAAGGCTTGTATTTTAAACTTATGATAGAAGAAAATCCACATTTTTTAAAAGAGCAAATCATAACTTATCTTGGAAATAAAAGATCTTTGCTTGATTTTTTAAACCAAGGCTTTAAATTCGCACAAAATGAGCTAAAAAAAGACAAATTTAGCTTTTGTGATGTATTTAGTGGCTCTGGGGTAGTTTCGCGTTTTGTGAGGCCTTATGCGAGTTTTATCATAGCAAATGATTTGGAAGATTATTCTAAAATCATTAATGAGTGCTATTTGACCAATCAAAATACAGATTTTTTACAAGAATTACAAAAACATTATACATTTTTAACTTCTGATTTAAAACTCAAAAAAGGCTTTATAAGCAAGCTTTATGCACCAAATGATGATGAGAGTATTAAAAAAGAAGAAAGGGTATTTTATACACTTAAAAATGCGATGTATTTAGATACCATGAGACAAAATATCTCAAAATTACCTTGTGATATGCAAAAATATTTCATCGCACCGCTTATCTATGAAGCAAGCGTACATGCAAACACAAGCGGGGTTTTTAAAGGTTTTTATAAAGATAAAAATGGCATTGGTAAATTCGGGGGAAATGGGGCAAATGCACTAAGTCGTATAAAGGGTGATATAGCTTTGAAAATGCCTGTTTTTTCAAATTTTACTTGTGAGTATGAAGTTTTTCAAAAAGACGCAAATATTTTAGCTAAAGAGCTTGATAGTTTTGATGTGGCGTATTTAGACCCACCTTATAATCAACACCCTTATGGATCAAATTATTTTATGTTAAATTTGATTGCTAATTATAAAAAACCAAAAGAAATTTCAAAAATTTCTGGCATACCAAAAGATTGGAACCGCAGTGCTTTTAACAAAGAAAAAAAAGCTGAAGAAGCTTTATTTGATTTAATAAATGATTTAAAAGCTAAGATTATTTTGCTTTCTTATAATTGTGAGGGTTTTGTAAAAAAAGATAGTTTTTTAAAGCGTTTGCAAAGTCTTGGAAAATGCGAAATTTTAGAGCAAAAATACAATGCCTTTAGAGCTAGTAGAAACCTCTCTAAACGCTCTATGTATATACAAGAACAACTTTATGTGATTAAAAAATATAAATAAATTTAATTTTTCTAAAGCATAGTTATAGTAAAATGATAGCTTTCTTTATATGAAAAAATTGATCCAAAGGATACACATGCCAAAAATGAAAAGCGTTAAAAGTGCTGTTAAACGCTTCAAAGTAGGTAAAAACAAAATCAAAAGAGGTTCAGCTTTTAGAAGCCACATTTTGACTAAAAAACCTGCTAAAAGAATGCGTGATCTTCG
Coding sequences:
- a CDS encoding undecaprenyl-diphosphate phosphatase, translating into MILDYYHALILGIIEGLTEFLPISSTGHMILGAEILGLNIDDFWRSFFIIIQLGSILAVIFIFKDKLTQKFDIWLKLAVGFLPAGGVGFIAYKFLKEIFNGYTVATMLIIGGIIFIIIELKHRKKDYVIHSLDEVSYKQAFLIGLTQALAIIPGTSRSGASIIGGLLLGLDRKIASEFSFLLAIPTMIIATAYSIYKEPQVLSNMSNFIPLVIGFVTAFVVAFVVIKIFLKLISKINFIPFGIYRIILGFVFLYLFMSGMLDISKTSV
- a CDS encoding RluA family pseudouridine synthase, which gives rise to MPYIKIKLSNNEKKAFRLLIDELKISMSQAQKIIDKKRLFCNGKLVNEKNQFLDGLVELIIYENNPKGLEIVFENDDFAVVEKPSGVLTHPNGRNCTYSLCDEIWHLWGEKACVAHRLDKETSGLLLIAKHKNTQIELKTMFEKRLVQKSYLALVEGKTEKEFIVDKKMDLAKNYDTIKTRMCICENGKEALTQFHTLKYFENLDASLVLAKPLTGRQHQIRLHLFHVKHKILGDPLYGLEKIQIEQILDGKMSELERIQITGAKRLLLHSFSLEFTYKNQKFLIQSQKNIKDDFVSDIGYRKCIQNII
- a CDS encoding OPT family oligopeptide transporter; translation: MHVKKSLPELTFRGIILGSVLTVIFTASNVYLGLKVGLTFSTSIPAVVIAMAVLKIFKDSNILENNMVQTQVSAAGTLSAVIFVIPGLFMCGYWFEFPLWLTFMLCLCGGGLGVLFTIPLRRAMVVESKLAYPEGRAAAEILKVANKDQADKKGKVGLKEITLGVALASIISLFSSGFKLLSSGSSFAFIWQKMAFGFSMGYSVALLGAGYLVGIAGGVALLVGMVLAWMIFVPYFSAKESFDVSLNALDIANQIWAQKVRLIGTGAIAIAALWTLIELAKPVYDGMKNMLKKTSLNLSQDPKDMDLSLKAMLCLFVLMCTGLFISFYVFVADSNLASGYQILFALVGTLVAIFIGFFVASACGYMAGLVGSSSSPISGIGLIGIMISSLIILLLGYQVDLFSDPLMSKFAIAFAIFTTSVILATAAISNDNLQDLKTGYLVGATPWKQQVSLLIGCVFGALAIAPVLNLLYQAYGFVGALPREGMDEANALAAPQANLMSTIAQGIFNADIDWSYIIVGAFVGVGIIIIDRLLRKKNMSLPPLAVGIGIYLPPAVNMPLFIGGLLAYLIKKRLEQRYTKNAHKKELIQEHEQKGTLFASGLIVGESIFGVLIAGLTVLSISKGGTEDPLAIVSSFKDDGIVGFIVFVIIMLVFARRVLKK
- the thrS gene encoding threonine--tRNA ligase encodes the protein MTNDIIAYANNETLIDTQSFNNDTNLTPIYFDNSKEGLEVIRHSCAHLMAQAIKSLYPEAKFFVGPVIEDGFYYDFRVDSKISEEDLSKIEKKMKELAEAKLDITKYELSKTEVKEKFANDDLKQEVLLRIPDGKVSIYKQGEFEDLCRGPHVPNTKYLRFFKLTRVAGAYLGGNEKREMLTRIYGTAFADKESLNEYLKIIEEAKKRDHRKLGNEMKLFAFDDEIGSGLPIWLSNGAKLRSKLEHLLYKAHRLRGYEPVRGPELLKADAWKISGHYANYKENMYFTQIDEQEYGIKPMNCVGHIKIYQSDVRSYRDLPLKFFEYGVVHRHEKSGVLHGLFRVREFTQDDAHIFCMPSQIKEQVLEILSFVDTLMKAFEFDYEMEISTRPVKAIGDDEIWDIATKALKEALDEQGLKYGIDEGGGAFYGPKIDIKITDALKRKWQCGTIQVDFNLPSRFKLEYTDADNEKKQPVMLHRAILGSFERFIGILVEHCAGELPFFIAPTQVAIVPISQNHHNYAKEIARKLLELGVDSEVYNKNESLNKKIRTAEKAHVPMILVLGDEEVANQSVALRDRRAKEQKTLTLDEFITLTKEKLSEVRF
- a CDS encoding aerobic ribonucleoside-diphosphate reductase Ia, B1 protein subunit NrdA, which gives rise to MKVLKRNGRTEELDVSKIKKYTTDAVANLENVSQSELEVDAKIQFRDGITTEEIQQTLIKTAVDKIDIDRPNWTFVAARLFLYDLYKKVSGYNGYRHLKEYLEKGEKEGRILIGLKEKYDLDDLNAYIKPERDLQFTYLGIKTLYDRYLIKDSKGMPIELPQQMFMAIAMFLAQNELDSQTWAKKFYDLISTFEVMLATPTLSNARTTRHQLSSCYIGSTPDNIEGIFDSYQEMALLSKFGGGIGWDWSKVRAMGGSIDGHKNAAGGIIPFLKITNDIAVAVDQLGTRKGAIAVYIEPWHMDINDFLDLRKNSGEERRRAHELFPALWINDLFMKRVRANEKWTLFDPADTSSLCDLYGEEFERKYEEYEKNENIAKEIVDAKELWKKILLSYFETGMPFLCFKDSANKTNPNSHVGLIRSSNLCTEIFQNTEPNYYQVKITFDDKTELHLDEEEEITIDGGYKKLAKKISTLDSINGKKVYIAEKYKNEGKTAVCNLASINLSKINTKKDIQRVVPTAIRMLDNVIDLNFYPHIKVKNTNLRSRAIGLGIMGEAQMLAEAQIYWGSNEHFEKIDHIMEMISYEAIQASSNLALEKGSYPDFEGSNWSKGIVPIDVANENAKKLTASDGLFDQSECDWEKLREKLKKDGIRNGYLMAIAPTSSISILVGTTQTIEPVYKRKWFEQNLSGMIPTVVPNLSANTWQYYTPAYELDQKILVKAAAIRGKWIDQGQSLNIFVSLDKASGGYLNEIYQLAWELGIKSTYYLRSESPDSQKVNDDVVDRTIECEGCQ
- a CDS encoding glycosyltransferase family 9 protein; the encoded protein is MIASLDMLYALKHIYKAKIVVFARNNTFSLLKNLKFVDYIEILENQTKQEKLEKINWYNLDYIISYKANTFLIELFIESNVKKIITRLKIKSFFSIKCKCVWIRLIRCFYGKKTERDRLLFYARKINSNIFDKKIKNLEFKTQIQTNVIHKILINDFLRKNEIKNFIILNPFSITSKHTLDIISFLKLAKNIKKNYQNISIVIPTYELVHDNFIDEIHKYDKNLLEEIIVFKNNNDILNLAELISQSKCIISPSTGAIHIATNLKIPSIALYPPKDEIFWPTYNKDYIIITKTQNDLREDEKQEFIEKITKKLKKYI
- the purB gene encoding adenylosuccinate lyase produces the protein MVERYSREIMAKKWNMQAKYDAWLKVELAAVKAWNKLGLIKDDDCEKIVKNAKFDIARIDEIEKTTKHDVIAFLTSVSESLGEESRFVHYAMTSSDCIDTAVALQIKDSLELILQDLDQVLAVIKTRAYEHKNTLMVGRSHGIHGEPITFGLVLAIWYDSLVHAKDLIIHAKEVISYGKISGAMGNFAHAPLEFEEEVCKNLDLKPAPVSNQVIQRDRYAQVISALAILASSCEQIAVAIRHFQRTEVYEAEEYFSQGQKGSSAMPHKRNPVLSENITGLCRMIRAYVTPALENVALWHERDISHSSVERFVLPDAFITTDFMLSRLCGVIEKLLVYPENMMKNLNLTGGLVFSQRVLLELPFKGISREEAYKIVQRNAMKVWADLQNGKAALNEKGESLFLLALLADEDLKKSLNETDIRNCFDYSYYTKNVDKIFTRTFK